The Haloarcula sp. DT43 DNA window TCGAAGGACGATCTCGAGCCCCGCACGAAGCGTGCCGTCGCCGAAGCGATGGACGTCTCACTCCTCTCGAAAGGTTGCCGCTACGAGGTACAGTCCGCGTCCGGCAACAGGTACGAAGTCGACGTCATCGACGAATCGTGTACCTGTCCGGACTGGCAGCAGCGCTCACCCGAAGGTGGCTGCAAGCACCTGCGTCGCGTCGATCACGAAATCAAGCGAGGCCGAGTCCCGCGACCGGATGGTCGTCTCCCGGCTAACGCGGACTGATCTTGATTAACCAACTGACCGGCCTATTCAATTCTGTCGTTGGTTAAGAATGAGTCGCGATCTCACCCGCCGTCACGGGAGTTCTTCTGTCACGTCAGCGAGTTCCTCCTCGGTCTGCCAGCGATACAGGCGTCCCTCTCGATCGAACAGCTCGAAGATGCCGTCCTGCATCCAGCCGAAATGGTGCTCTTCGTCCTCGTACACCCGCTTGAGAACGTGGCTTTTCGCGAAGAACTCCGTCGTGCCGACGAGCAGCCCCTGCTCGACGAGGAAGTCACTCGGCTCCTTCTCGGCGACACCGACGAGATAGGTCACGATGTCGGCGATCAGGCAGAATTTCTGGATGCTGTTGTCCCACTCCCCGCGGATATCGACCATCCGGAAGGCGTAGGCGTCCTGCCGGCGGTTGAGCCGGTCGACAACGAGGTTCAGCCGGCGAATCGGCTCCCGGTCGTAGTTCCCGAGCACGAAGTACGAGCGTTCGTTTTCGTAAACGGGGGTCAGTTCGCTCAGGGCGTGAAGAATCTCCTCGTTGTCGGCCAGCGAGATCTCCTCGTCGTCGAGTTGATCCTTCGCACTCGTGAGGACCTCCTCGGGGACGGGCGGCTCCTCGTCGGACATACTCGACTCCTCTCAGCGTTGTGCGATATGGTTTACGGAGTAAATCACCTACTCAATCGGTCGTGGTTTACTCCAGAGTGATTTACTCAAGGGTAAACTACTTGCCGCCAGGCCGTGTATCGTCTCGTATGAGCACCGACCTGGGAACTGCTGAGGGGATGGAATCTCGTGAACTCGTCCACTTCGTCACTCAGCAGACGCGGTTCGCGCTGATCAACAACATCCTCCAGCACCCCGAGCAGCTCCCCTCGATGTACGAACTCGAGGAGCTCAATCCCAGCGTGAGCGATGCCACCGTCTACAAGCACATCCAGAATCTCATCGACGCCGGTATCGTCAAGGAGGTTGCTCTGGATGACGACCAGCGCCGGCAGGGCTACCCCTGGAAGTTCTACGGCCTCACGTCGGAGGGGCGGGAGTTCCTAGAGGAGCACAACTTGCTCGCCGCAGAGGAGACCCTCCAGCAGATCTACGACACCATCTCAGACAAGCCCGAAAAGATGGTCAAGTACGAGAAGGCTCCCCGTCCCGAAGAAGCGTAACTCCCGAAATTCGTTCCAAATTAGCAGTCGATCACTGTTCGATTTCGTAGTCAGCAGCCAGCTCCTGGAACTCGTCCCACGCCGGGAGCCGGGCATCGTCGACCTCGCCGTGCGTCTCGAGGTAACGAAGCAAGGCGTCGATTTCGTCTTCGAGGCCATACTTCGCCGCCTGCTCTCGGAGATCCGCCTCGTCGACGTCGACGTGGCTGAGGAGAAGGAGACAGTACGAGCGGTGGCGGCTTCCGTCGTCGATCAACAGCGTGTGACAACACAACTCCGCCGGCGAGACTACGTCGAGGTCCTCGGAGTAGACGTAGTAGCGGTGGCCGGTAAGCAGGAACTGGAGGTCGAAGGCTGCGAATCGAGCGAGGCCGGTTTCGTGGAACGCCTCCACGTTGATCTCCGTCTCGGCCTGCGCGAGGAATTCGTCGTAGTCCTCCCAGAGAATCGTGCCCTTCGGGGCGACGGCTTCGAGGCGTTGGCGATGCAGATGGTGTGCGAGTTCACGGGCGAACTCGTGGAGGCGGTCGAAGTCGGCGTTGAACTCGTAGCGGCCATCGGCTGTCCCCACGAGCCCACGGTCGCGAAACCGCTTGAGGATACGGTTGACCGTGTTGCGGTAGTTGTCGCTCCGGTCGGCGATCTCGGAGACGGTTCGCGGCTGATCGAGGTAGTACAGCACCTCGAGTGCCTTCCCGGTCAGCAGTTCGGGGAACTCGATGTGGGAGTGCTGGCGGACGAGGTCTCGATAGAGTTCGACGGCGCGAGCATCCGACGGGACGACTCGTTTTCGCCGGCCATCGCGTTCCGTGTAGACGAGCCCCTTCTCGACGCGGTCGGCGACGGCACGAGAGAGGTAACTCTCGCTGTGGTCGAGCTTCGCCGCGAGCTCGGAGATCGTGTCGCCGCGGTCGACCGTGGCGAGGACCTCGAGTTCGATGCGCCGGAGCACGGTGTAACATAGTACGAAACTTGTATATAAAGAAGTTTCGAGTAGTGTTACAGTCAGCAGGCACGAGAGTCGTCTCCATCGTCTTAACCAACAAAACTATGGATTCGTGGGACGTGTTGGTTAACACGAGAGCAGCCGATGTCCTACGAACCCCCGACCCCACCGGCGAACCTCCCGACGGAAATCGTCAACACGCTCAACGAGTCGGACCCGGAGCAGCTCCAAGACGTTGCTTCGTACGCTGAAGCGCTCGCCGAGCACAAGGAACGAGAGGCCCGTCTCGAGGAGTCGGCAGATCAAGAAGAGGTCAAAGAACGACCAGACGATCTTCCGGACGACGTCCCGGCCAAAGCAACGATCACGATCAAGGAAATCAACGACAATCGCTACTACTACTGGCAGTGGCGGGAGGGAGAGAAGATTCGTTCTCAGTACAAGGGTCCGGTCAACCCGGACGAGTAAAACTCGATGATGGAGGATACCCACCCCACGTTTCCGTCGTAACTGGATGTTGGTGGAGGGGGTGACGCTGATTTCGAAGGGACCACACCCCCCGCGTTTCCGTCGTTTCTCCACGACGGCGTAGGGAGAGGCTACGATAGTGCTATACAGCCACTAATTCTGTTGACCTAGAATCAATCTAGAGATGAACTAACTTCTGCAACACATAGATTAAAGTGGTATAGCTGAGAAACGCTCATTAAGTGTGCTTCGGTCAAAGAGGGGCGAAGTACTTCGCCCCCTCAGCTGAAACAATCCTTTCCAGCTGATTCTGTAGACGGCCAGTATTGGACGGCTAGACCGCTCTCGTCTTTGGTATCTCGTCGTGGACGTCCTCTTCGAGTCCCCTCCCCACCTGTTCGGTGATTACGACGGAAACGTGGGGTGTGTGGGTTTGGGGTTCGACAACAACGCGCCGCTTCCGTCTACGAGTTTCCTCTCTCACGTCGGAAACGCGGCTATATTGTCAGCAATCCAATTCCACCGAATGACGGCATTTTCCCGCTGATATCGGACAAGGAACGTCGGAAACGTGGGGTGGCGTTCTCCACTAGATTTATACTCCCCCCGCTCACACCGTGTGATATTCAATGACGCCCGACTCTTCACCCAGTTCTGTCGACGATCCACTCTTTGAATCCGGGCATCGTATCTTCGCGAACAAGGATCTCCTGAAAATCGGTCACGTGCCGGAGGCTGACCGGATCGTCGGTCGCGACGAGGAAATCTCGAAGCTCGCGAAACGTCTCAACGGTGCTGTCCACGGGTACTCCCCGGAAAACGTGATGATCTACGGGAAAACTGGGACCGGTAAATCTCTCGTTTCAAAACACGTCTGCCAACGAGCTCAGAATGCCGCTCAGGATGGCGTCGAGATTGGAACCGCGTATATCGACTGTGCTGAAGACAACACGGAGACTCAAGCAATCTCCTCACTGGCCGCGAAGCTGAACGATGAATCTTCGACTGGAATCTCCGTCCCACATACCGGCCTCAGTACGTCGAAATACTACAAACTCCTCTGGAAGACGCTCGACACTCAATTCGATTCTGTGATCATCATCCTCGACGAGATCGATCTGATGAACGACGACAGCGTGTTGATGAAACTCTCGCGCGCTGAGGAGGCGGGAAAAATCGACTGTAGCGTCGGTGTCATCGCGATCAGCAACAAGATCCAGTACGTCGACAACGTGAACGAGCGCGTGAAAAGCAGCTTCCAGCACAAGGAGCTGTTCTTCAAGCCATACGACGCCAACCAGCTTCGGGAGATCATGTTCAACCGTGAGGACGCCTTCCAGGACGGCGTCCTTTCCGAGGATGTGATTCCGCTCTCGGCGGCCTTCGCCGCGCAGGAACACGGCGATGCTCGGAAGGCAATCGACATTCTTCGCCACGCCGGCGAGGTCGCCTACGAGGCCGGAGCAGAGCAGGTGACGGAGGAACACGTCCGCCAGGCACAGCAGCACGCCGAAAAGGACCGGTTCAGAGAACTCGTGAACGGCGCACCCACGCAGGCGAAGGCGGCGTTGCTGGCGCTCACAGAACTGAGTGTCAACAGCAACGACGATGCGTTCCTCACGAGCCGGGTGTACGACCAGTACGAACGCATCTGCAACCATCTCGATATGGATATCCTCTCCGTCCGTCGGTTCCGCGACATCCTGAAAGAGCAGGCTTTCCTCGGGGTTGCCGAAATCGAGAAGATCAACAAGGGAAGTGCGGGCGGGATCCACCTCCAGAACCGACTCATCGAAGATCCCCAGGTCGTCCGCGAAACGATCCTTGAGGACAGCCGGATGCAGGACTGGACTCGCGAGTAGTGACCCCCTACTACTGAGTGGGTGCGGACGACGGAAATCCGGGGTGGGGCGTGAGGAAACGACGGAAACGAGGGGGGTCGAAAATTACGTCGGAAACGTGGGGTTGGATCGAAACGACGGAAACCAGGGGTGGGGTCCACTACGACAGTTCGTTGGTGGCTCCGAACGAGCTCAAAACGGCGTCCCTCTCACCGGAGAGCTCCCGGCGAATGTCGGATCGGTCCCATCCGAGCGGTGAAAGCACGCTCTCGACTGCTCTGACCAGCAGCGTTTCGTAGTACGAGGCGTCGTAGGTCTCGCTCGCTTCGTGGGCGAGGGCGACCCGATCTCGCGACGATTTCTCGTCGTCGACGACCACGTACTCGATATCTTGTCCCGGGTGGATTGCCAGATCTTGGTCGCGAGCCCGTTTCAAGGCGGCCACGTTCTGAGTATTCTGTGAGTAGCTTTCCAGGGGCTTGGAGACACGGTTCCGCTCGACGAGCCGCTCTACTGCTACGTTGCCCGCCTGTAGTTCGCCGATTGCTCGTTCGAGACGTCCGAGTACTGCGTCCGGTGACCGCGTGGCATTGAGCCGGTCGAGACAATCCCGCTGGACATCCTCAATGAACGGCGGGGTTGAGCGTTGCCGGGCTTCGATACCTCTGATCTTGAAGTCGTCGTCGCCGTCGACCTTCCCGAAGTACTTCGTCAGCGCGCCGGCGTCGCTCTCGCGCTGCGGCACGAACGCCACCCAGTCGTAGTGGGCTTCGTGTTCGAGCCGAATCTGGACACGTTCCGTGATCTCCGTCGCGAGCGTCTCGAGGTCCTCGCGGTCATCGTCGTCGACGTCGGGGTCCGGCGTCACCCAGATGGAGTCGACGATGCCGTGGACGACGCGCCAGCCGCCAGCTTCCAGTCGCTGTTTCGCCGTCAGCAGAATCTCGCGAGCAAACGCGTTGATCGCCTCGTGGCACTCGATCCGGCCGAATTTCGCATTACTGAACCCTTGATACCCGAAGCAGGCGACGAGAATCCACTTCAGCGCTCCCGACCGCCCCTCGAGCTCCGCCAGTCGGTCCTCGTCGGGATCGTCCCGTTCCTTCTCGCGACGGATGGCCGCCTTGATCTCGTCGCGAGCGTCGATGATCGGCTGCAGCACGTCGACGAGGTAGCCCCGGTCGTCACAGATCGAGTACCCGAGGCCGGGGACGTCGTCGCGGTCGCTGTGGCAGTCACACCGGATAACGTCCGGCGAGACGTTCCGGGTACAGATGATGTTCGGATACAACGAGGAGAAGTCGAGTTCGTGGACGTTCTCGTGGAGGTCGACCTCGGGCGCGAAAATGAAGCCGCCGCGGTCGGCGTCGTGGAGCGTTCCCATCGGCTTGTAGAACTCGTGACGCCAGGAGTTCCACGGGACGAGGACGCCGCGGTCGTGGGCCTCGCAGATTTGGATCGCCGTGAGCACGTTCCCGATCGACGCCCACGCGAGTTCCTGGACGGGCTTTTTCGAGCGCGACACGAGGTCGAGAACGCCGTCGAGGTTCGTCTCCCCGTAGAAGAACGTGTTCGACTCGTCGATGATCGCCCGCCCGGGGACGTTGTACCGCGCTGGCGAATGCCCGACCTGCCCGTAGCTCGTGTACGTCGATTCGCCGGCGAGTTGCTGGTAGTCGACCTCGGGCCACCGACTCAGCGAGAAGTCGTCCACGCCGGCGTCTGTCGCCATCTCGTACAGCGTCGGAATAATCCCGCCCGTCGAGCAGACCAGGATATCCGGGTCGTGGTTTTCGAGCGCTGCTTGCACGGCACTCAGGAGCTCTATCGGTGAGCCAGTAACTGTGTCACCGGCCACCGTTAACTCCCCATAGACGTCGTTGCTCGTTTCGGTCACCGGAACGCTGAGTTGGAGCGGCGACAGTTCCGTCGCCGGCGTTGGGCTGATATCGTTTTCCAGACAGTAGCGGAACTCTCGCGAGAAGTCGACGTTAAAACAGGCGAGGTCCCCGACTGGATACGACGATAGCTGCCGTGCTTGACGTGCGAGCGACGTGACACGGTCGATGTGGCCGACGTCGACGGCGAGAACGGGTTCGTCGTCGCGACGAAAGCCGGGTCGTTGGGTGACGACTTCGGTCCTCACGACATCCGGGTGCCGCTCGTACTGTGTCCGAAGTTCCGCAAGGTCTAGGTCGTCCTCAGGAGACCGTGTCGCTACGTAGAATCGCGGCGTGTAGTCGTTGTGCTCGGTCCGTAGGGCGCCATCAGCCGTGGCTTCCCACTCTAATACACGACCATCGTCCAAGAAATCGATTGTAAACGGCATCGTTGGGGTTAGTTGACTACCGGATCCAGTGATTTCATCGAGAAGTCTGATTTCGAACAGTACCGCTCTGCCAGTTCCATCAGCGCTCGAGTCCGGCGAATATCCGCAACATTGTGCAAAACCAGTGGTTCGAAATTTCCGTTTTCCCAGGCGGTGACCGCTGCTGCACTGTCGGTGAACGGATCCACGTCGCCGAGACCAGCCCCGATGAGTTCCTCGTAGACGCCGTCCAGCGTATCCGCTGTCGTGTTGAACCGTGATTCGAAGACATCCAGTACTTCGACGTACGGAAGGTCGGCGAATGGCCACCCGAGATTGTGGGCGGTCAGCCGCGTTCGGAGGAAGGGCAGGTCGAAGCCACCGTTCCAGGTGTCGCCGTTGTACGCGACTAGTTTGACCTCCTGATCGGCGAGCGTTGAGCCGACAAATTCCGTCATCGCTTCGAGAAGCGCCGCCTCGCTATCGTGAAGTGAGAGTGTTATCGGCGTCTCCAGTTCCTCATTGAGGCGCTGTTCGAGCTTGGGCGGGGACGTCCGTCCGCCGGTATTGAGAAACACGCGAGAGCTAATTGCTGCATCGAATCCGACGACAGTCAGCTGGTCTGTCGTTGCGAACCCCGTCGTCTCGATGTCGAACGCGACAGTCTTGAGGTCCGTCATCGGTCGGTTTCCTCGCGCTGCTGTCGGTCTCGCTGCGTTTCCAGGGTCGCTTCCAGCTCCTCGATTCGCTCCTCGTGGGTATCGAGTCTGGCCTCCTGTTCGAGATCGATGCTAAACAGTGCAGGTACGAGCGGATTCTGGTGGTTCAACAGGCCACTCGCGTCGGCATGCT harbors:
- a CDS encoding MarR family transcriptional regulator is translated as MSTDLGTAEGMESRELVHFVTQQTRFALINNILQHPEQLPSMYELEELNPSVSDATVYKHIQNLIDAGIVKEVALDDDQRRQGYPWKFYGLTSEGREFLEEHNLLAAEETLQQIYDTISDKPEKMVKYEKAPRPEEA
- a CDS encoding helix-turn-helix transcriptional regulator, producing MLRRIELEVLATVDRGDTISELAAKLDHSESYLSRAVADRVEKGLVYTERDGRRKRVVPSDARAVELYRDLVRQHSHIEFPELLTGKALEVLYYLDQPRTVSEIADRSDNYRNTVNRILKRFRDRGLVGTADGRYEFNADFDRLHEFARELAHHLHRQRLEAVAPKGTILWEDYDEFLAQAETEINVEAFHETGLARFAAFDLQFLLTGHRYYVYSEDLDVVSPAELCCHTLLIDDGSRHRSYCLLLLSHVDVDEADLREQAAKYGLEDEIDALLRYLETHGEVDDARLPAWDEFQELAADYEIEQ
- a CDS encoding type B DNA-directed DNA polymerase — protein: MPFTIDFLDDGRVLEWEATADGALRTEHNDYTPRFYVATRSPEDDLDLAELRTQYERHPDVVRTEVVTQRPGFRRDDEPVLAVDVGHIDRVTSLARQARQLSSYPVGDLACFNVDFSREFRYCLENDISPTPATELSPLQLSVPVTETSNDVYGELTVAGDTVTGSPIELLSAVQAALENHDPDILVCSTGGIIPTLYEMATDAGVDDFSLSRWPEVDYQQLAGESTYTSYGQVGHSPARYNVPGRAIIDESNTFFYGETNLDGVLDLVSRSKKPVQELAWASIGNVLTAIQICEAHDRGVLVPWNSWRHEFYKPMGTLHDADRGGFIFAPEVDLHENVHELDFSSLYPNIICTRNVSPDVIRCDCHSDRDDVPGLGYSICDDRGYLVDVLQPIIDARDEIKAAIRREKERDDPDEDRLAELEGRSGALKWILVACFGYQGFSNAKFGRIECHEAINAFAREILLTAKQRLEAGGWRVVHGIVDSIWVTPDPDVDDDDREDLETLATEITERVQIRLEHEAHYDWVAFVPQRESDAGALTKYFGKVDGDDDFKIRGIEARQRSTPPFIEDVQRDCLDRLNATRSPDAVLGRLERAIGELQAGNVAVERLVERNRVSKPLESYSQNTQNVAALKRARDQDLAIHPGQDIEYVVVDDEKSSRDRVALAHEASETYDASYYETLLVRAVESVLSPLGWDRSDIRRELSGERDAVLSSFGATNELS
- the orc4 gene encoding DNA replication protein Orc4 produces the protein MTPDSSPSSVDDPLFESGHRIFANKDLLKIGHVPEADRIVGRDEEISKLAKRLNGAVHGYSPENVMIYGKTGTGKSLVSKHVCQRAQNAAQDGVEIGTAYIDCAEDNTETQAISSLAAKLNDESSTGISVPHTGLSTSKYYKLLWKTLDTQFDSVIIILDEIDLMNDDSVLMKLSRAEEAGKIDCSVGVIAISNKIQYVDNVNERVKSSFQHKELFFKPYDANQLREIMFNREDAFQDGVLSEDVIPLSAAFAAQEHGDARKAIDILRHAGEVAYEAGAEQVTEEHVRQAQQHAEKDRFRELVNGAPTQAKAALLALTELSVNSNDDAFLTSRVYDQYERICNHLDMDILSVRRFRDILKEQAFLGVAEIEKINKGSAGGIHLQNRLIEDPQVVRETILEDSRMQDWTRE